One window of the Triticum dicoccoides isolate Atlit2015 ecotype Zavitan chromosome 3B, WEW_v2.0, whole genome shotgun sequence genome contains the following:
- the LOC119278212 gene encoding auxin-responsive protein SAUR50-like: MAASKGARKSLVSRTLERCRSGLASGGRSSAAVAPGCFSVYVGPERERFVVRADRANHPLFRRLLDDAEQEYGYAAQGPLALPCSVDAFLDVLWHMDHDVQDDDDGEAAVAPSTPICGLQRAGSGNIKVRPAGYRVLSPAKSTPASFFFSQTAAGGRR, from the coding sequence ATGGCGGCGAGCAAGGGCGCGAGGAAGAGCCTGGTGTCGAGGACCCTGGAGCGGTGCCGATCCGGGCTGGCCAGCGGTGgccggtcgtcggcggcggtggcgcccGGGTGCTTCTCGGTGTACGTGGGGCCGGAGCGGGAGCGGTTCGTGGTGCGCGCCGACCGCGCCAACCACCCGCTCTTCCGCCGCCTCCTCGACGACGCAGAGCAGGAGTACGGCTACGCGGCGCAGGGGCCGCTCGCGCTGCCCTGCTCCGTCGACGCCTTCCTCGACGTGCTCTGGCACATGGACCACGACGTCCAGGACGACGACGATGGCGAGGCCGCCGTGGCCCCGTCGACGCCCATATGCGGCCTGCAGCGCGCCGGCAGCGGGAACATCAAGGTCCGGCCGGCGGGGTACCGGGTGCTCAGCCCGGCCAAGTCCACGCCggcttccttcttcttctcgcagACGGCGGCTGGCGGTAGGAGGTGA